A single region of the Neomonachus schauinslandi chromosome 3, ASM220157v2, whole genome shotgun sequence genome encodes:
- the PJVK gene encoding pejvakin has product MFAAATKSFVKQVGDGGRLVPVPSLSEADKYQPLSLVVKKKRCFLFPRYKFTSTPFTLKDILLGDREISAGISSYQLLNYEDESDVSFYGRRGNHIVNDVGINVTGSDSVAVKASFGVVTKHEVEVSTLLKEITTRKINFDHSLIRQTRSSRKAVLCVVMESIRTTRQCSLSVHAGIRGEAMRFHFTDEQNPKGRDKAIVFPAHTTIAFSVFELFIYLDGAFDLCVTSVSKGGFEREETPTFALLYRLRNILFERNRRVMDAISRSQLYLDDLFSDYYDKPLSMTDISLKEGTHIRVNLLNHNIPKGPCILCGMGNFKRETVYGCFQCSVDGHKYVRLHAVPCFDVWHKRMK; this is encoded by the exons ATGTTTGCGGCTGCTACCAAGAGCTTTGTCAAGCAAGTTGGAGATGGAGGGAGATTAGTCCCTGTTCCAAGCCTCAGTGAGGCTGACAAATACCAACCTCTAAGTCTGGTGGTAAAAAAGAAGCGATGCTTTCTCTTTCCTAGATATAAATTTACCTCAACACCTTTTACACTGAAAGATATTCTTctaggagacagagaaatttcAGCTG GTATTTCATCTTATCAGTTACTGAATTATGAAGATGAATCAGATGTTTCCTTCTATGGAAGACGAGGCAACCATATTGTGAATGATGTTGGGATTAACGTCACTGGATCAGATTCTGTTGCAGTTAAAGCTTCATTTGGTGTGGTGACCAAACATGAAGTGGAAGTATCAACGTTACTCAAGGAAATTACTACACG aaaaattaattttgaccACAGCTTGATACGTCAGACAAGGAGCAGCAGAAAGGCAGTATTGTGTGTGGTCATGGAAAGCATTCGAACTACACGACAGTGCTCACTGTCTGTGCATGCTGGAATTCGCGGGGAAGCCATGCGG TTTCATTTTACGGATGAACAGAATCCCAAGGGAAGGGACAAAGCTATTGTTTTTCCAGCACACACAACCATAGCTTTCAGCGTTTTTGAACTCTTCATTTACTTGGATGGTGCCTTTG acctTTGTGTCACTTCAGTGTCAAAAGGAGGATTTGAGAGGGAAGAAACCCCAACATTCGCGCTGCTCTACAGACTGAGGAATATTCTATTTGAGAGAA ATAGAAGAGTGATGGATGCCATTTCTCGTTCACAGCTGTACTTAGATGATCTTTTTTCTGACTACTATGACAAACCTCTCAGCATGACTGATATTTCTCTCAAAGAAGGGACTCATATCCGAGTTAACTTGCTTAATCACAACATTCCAAAAGGACCTTGCATACTCTGTGGAATGGGGAACTTTAAAAGGGAGACGGTTTATGGGTGCTTTCAGTGCTCTGTCGATGGGCATAAGTATGTGAGACTTCATGCGGTTCCTTGTTTTGATGTTTGGCACAagaggatgaaataa